Proteins encoded by one window of Primulina huaijiensis isolate GDHJ02 chromosome 1, ASM1229523v2, whole genome shotgun sequence:
- the LOC140990410 gene encoding large ribosomal subunit protein eL14z, translating to MPFKRYVEIGRVALVNYGKDYGRLVVIVDVIDQNRALVDAPDMVRGQMNFKRLSLTDIKIDIKRVPKKKTLVAAMEAADVKNKWESSSWGRKLIVQKRRSALNDFDRFKLMLAKIKRAGVVRQELAKLKKEVAA from the exons ATG CCGTTCAAGAGGTACGTGGAGATTGGAAGGGTGGCGCTTGTCAATTACGGAAAGGACTATGGAAGACTGGTCGTCATTGTTGATGTCATCGACCAAAACCGG GCCCTTGTTGATGCTCCTGACATGGTCCGAGGCCAAATGAACTTTAAGAGGCTGTCTCTCACAGACATAAAGATCGACATCAAAAGGGTCCCGAAGAAGAAGACTCTTGTTGCGGCTATGGAGGCTGCAG ATGTAAAAAACAAATGGGAGAGCAGTTCATGGGGGAGAAAATTGATTGTCCAGAAGAGAAGATCTGCCCTTAATGATTTCGATAGGTTCAAGTTAATGCTTGCAAAAATCAAG AGGGCTGGTGTTGTTAGGCAGGAGCTCGCCAAGCTTAAGAAAGAGGTTGCAGcctga